The following coding sequences lie in one Mesorhizobium sp. NZP2298 genomic window:
- a CDS encoding autotransporter-associated beta strand repeat-containing protein, translating into MTKWKGKAASYAAHMAQPAFSAARALAAPFLPAILLMTLATGTAGAADRYWDPNGTAAGTGGTGTWDVSSNRWSPNGDGVSGPYTPWNNGALDNAIFGGANGTTATVTLGAPVTANSLTINASATYTVTGSTLTLAGATPAITTNGNATISSILAGTAGLTKAGAGSLALSGANTFSGGVNVTAGLLLLSGDSALGAASNGITLSAGTNLRSTGALAAGRVVTLLSGSAGIGGGVGSAHITGAGGFSLIAQTVLSDDTNDFTGAVGTDSFNLYFSSIGNLGEASSLGAATTVANGTVFVRNASAIYTGSGDTSNRAWNMAPSTGASALTNQGTGTLTVTGDIIAGGGYTPSVILNAQTADLGLLGVISSNLAVRPFVFTGGGTNRTITLGGANTFGGAATIQTVTVKASSLANQGAASSLGSGSIINLNTGVLSYTGAAASTDRTLSLNGASAILNDGTGSLALSGAASFNPANPGDTFTLGGSFAGSSTFSGALSGNGNLVMNGAAGNSWLLSGANTYVGSTTVTSGTLRAGSATAFGAPNAVVVNGGTLDLNGFDATATSLAGTGGSVTLNGADLTVNGTASTSYAGVIADGATSGGGLIKRGTGTLTLSGASTYTGDTTVNGGTLALNFAAPGAPTSNIISGSSGLNLAGGVVTLTGVAGVANSQTFDGLNVNAGNNQIVTTAGAGGSMTLNLGAITHTGGLLDFKLPTSGSITTTNGDGALSWATINGTDYAQVSGGVITAFTAYANKDNASTWLTGDVVSDAGGAANTPFTNTVAGNVQLGGIKYTAPSNSIVTIGAGNTLGVDGTIIVAASVNNANQTITGGSITGAAGGGTLGVLDNSTGTGTFTIASTIVDNGGATSFAKGGTGKVALTGANSYTGGTTLSGGTLAIDSVANGGSASSIGASSAGSANLVLESGTLEYTGVGAGTTDRGFTLVNGGAPRTIQVDSGNLSFGGVVVGSDDAGFNKTGAGTLTLANAANTYAGVTTISAGTLSVSTLANGGLASGIGASSSDAANLVIQTGGTLQYTGATASTDRGFTLNGSAGGTIDVTNAATTLTVGGTVVGAVPFHKAGAGTLVFSGTNTNNGPTMIDGGTLRAGSTQAFGGPNAMNLADVAGVTLDLNGFNNKVGGLSGGGANGGTVRLGGATLTVGGTTVSFSGSITGAGGITKDNSSTQTLVGCNNTYTGATNVIGGTLSVDCLANGGQASGIGASTSASANLGLNGGVLAYTGGSVSIDRGITLATTGGAINVVNAATVLGVSGPIVGAGALRKDGSGTLVLSGNNTYTGITTVTGGILRAGSTSAIGVGGFGLNNTAGAALDLNNFSTSISYLNGGGAAGGNVTLGTATLTMASNGGAGGFAGAISGSGGLVKGGTFTQALTGCASSYTGSTTAKGGILQVSCLANGGVNSAIGASSNAAANLVLNGGTLQYVGTGDSTDRLFTLGASAGSRLESSGTGAIAFTNTGAIAFTTPGTPQTLALGGTNTGNNSLATQITNNGAGVTALTKDGAGSWILNNQNSSYTGVTTINGGVLGVSKLANGGAASSIGASSNAAANLVIGNGSTLRYTGSGDTTDRLFTLSAGTSFIESSGTGAVVFSNTAAVTYSGSGPRTIALGGTNTALNIMGGAIADGAGGATTLAKNDAGTWALTGNNTFTGNTVINNGNLMIGNGGTTGNAGAGNVIVNAATSTLSFNRSDTFNFNGLLSGPGTIAQVGTGTTVLTQAGNDIGATRVDAGVLQVNGGLTTPTIALNGTGALTVNGTVGAAAGGFSTITGDGGASTINIGAGDTLRGNGNLGAGNDTVNVSGTLATGAAQLNLGAGNDTLVLNDTAVISGAGVDAGTGGETGAGDTLQVVTAAGRTLDAANVSNFETLSKQGAGTLTLTGNHGYSAGTTIQSGTLQIGNGATAGALATPAVTNNGVLAFNLNSDYIFAGAISGSGTVNKLGSGVTTLTGTNSYSGATNVNAGTLLVNGNQSGAAGQISVAGGATLGGTGIIGGSVTVADGGTLSAGGAGSMPGTLTINGNLALGNSNLNVDFGQANVPGGALNDLINVGGNLTLDGMLNITQTSGGSFGPGIYRVFNYGGSLIDNGLNVTDPNYFVQTSVANQVNLVNSAGLTLSYWDGDAGPHSNGAVNGGNGTWRAAGDQNWTDSTGLFAAPFANGSFAIFQGTAGMVTVDGTNGPVLAVGMQFAIGGYQVQGADVGLVGPQSIIRVGDGSAASAGYTATIASNLTGAGQLVKTDAGTLVLAGANTYTGGTAINGGTVQISSDSNLGGFPGVLSLDGGTLHTTAGIASGRFVTLNAGGGTFDIDGATNLALGGTIAGVGALTKQGGGTLVLAGSNTYQGGTFIKGGTVLITADANLGSAAGKVTFDGGTLHVSSLSNVTSGRNATLEAGGGTFEIDNTLVWNGTIDGAGGLTKTGTGALFLGADNTYTGGTTIAGGVLALGTGGTTGAVLGDVVDDGTLSFNRSNLYTFDGTISGSGSVTQAGTGTTVLTAENSYSSFTIINGGGGLYINGDQTAANGQTIVAAGTLGGTGVVGGDVFVDVAGRLAPGGLGAAPGTLTINGSLDLASGSNLDYSFGQAGVVGGAYNDLTVVHGNLTLDGTINVTEAPGGNFGPGIYRVISYDGALADNGLDTTSANHVVQTSVAGQVNLVDISGQTLNFWDGDAGPKSNDVVNGGNGTWRAAGDDNWTGSDGNLNAAFTNGSLAIFAGAAGMVSVDNTNGQVQAVGMQFATGGYVVQGQDIELLGPQSTIRVGDGTLVGAGFSGTIASNLTGATQLVKTDLGTLVLAGTSSYTGGTAIKGGTLQVSADANLGDPSGGLSLDDGATLQTTAAFTSARDVTLNAGTATFQTDANLTLSGPITSAGGLNKTGIGALTLTGSNSYAGPTTVTTGGLYVDGDNSAATGLVSVASGATIGGKGSIGGDVIVSDGGTLAPGSVDGTPGTLAITGNLNLSSGSVLNYSFGEANVVGGALNDLTTVGGNLVLDGKLNVTTSAGGTFGPGVYRVFSYGGTLTNNGLVVGTIPSTGYSIQTSIDHQVNLVNTQGLTFNYWDGAAGPKNNGVINGGDGVWQTSAGNDNWANEAGTINAPFNDGSFGIFAGQAGAVTVDDGLGQVTASGMQFMTDGYVVQGDGIDLTGPSSSIVVGDGTAAGATMKATIASVLSGDAQLVKSDRGALVLTGANTYTGGTAINGGTLQVSADANLGDAAGGLSFDGGTLRTTGSFATARAVNVMSSGTVSTAAATTLTMNGALTGSGAFTKAGDGTLVLTAGGSAFAGPTSVQQGTLSAGAADALGAASAYTVASGATLDLRSFNQTVASLGNAGSVRLGSAPGTTLTVNGDYTGNGGTIFLNAALDGDASTTDKVVIHGSTSGTGILAVANVGGAGAQTVEGIKIVDIDGSSVGTFSLAGDYVFQGDQAVVSGAYAYRLYKNGVSTPTDGDWYLRSALINGSPNPLYSPAVPIYEAYPGVLQSLNELGTLQQRLGNRSWTGAAQGADEIGSVPTQNAIWARIEAAHTSQSPESATTVSDYDVTTWKLETGVDGLLYEDATGILLGGVSFHYGTASSEVSSIYGVGSINAKGYGFAGTLTWYGDNGFYADGQAQVSWYDSDLKSATLGSELAKGNNGFGYALSIEAGQKLALGGKWTLAPQAQLSYSAVRFDSFTDPFDAAVSLDSSEALIGRAGLSLDYEDAWTGARGKVNRSHLYGIANLYYDFLDGNNVDVSGTSFHEHDQPLWAGAGLGGSLSWADDRYTVFGEAFAKSSLKEFGDSQSIGAKLGLSVTW; encoded by the coding sequence ATGACCAAGTGGAAGGGCAAAGCGGCGAGCTACGCCGCTCATATGGCGCAGCCGGCCTTTTCGGCGGCGCGGGCGTTAGCCGCCCCGTTCCTGCCTGCGATCCTGCTGATGACGCTGGCCACCGGGACGGCCGGCGCCGCCGACAGATACTGGGATCCCAACGGCACGGCGGCCGGGACGGGCGGCACCGGGACCTGGGACGTGAGTTCTAACAGGTGGAGCCCCAATGGCGACGGCGTCAGCGGTCCCTACACGCCGTGGAACAACGGTGCGCTCGACAATGCCATCTTCGGCGGCGCCAATGGAACCACCGCCACGGTGACGCTGGGCGCGCCGGTTACCGCCAACAGCCTCACCATCAATGCCAGCGCCACCTACACGGTCACGGGCAGCACGCTGACACTCGCCGGCGCCACGCCGGCGATCACCACCAACGGAAATGCGACCATCAGCTCGATCCTCGCCGGCACCGCGGGGCTGACCAAGGCGGGCGCGGGATCGCTGGCGTTGAGCGGGGCCAACACCTTCAGCGGTGGCGTCAACGTCACCGCCGGGTTGCTGCTCCTCAGCGGCGATTCTGCACTCGGCGCCGCGAGCAACGGCATCACGCTCTCAGCGGGCACAAATCTGCGAAGCACTGGCGCGCTCGCCGCTGGCCGCGTTGTTACGCTGCTCTCCGGTTCCGCGGGCATTGGCGGGGGCGTCGGCTCGGCGCACATCACCGGGGCCGGCGGCTTTTCCCTGATCGCACAGACGGTGCTGAGCGACGACACCAACGATTTCACAGGTGCGGTCGGTACCGACAGCTTCAACCTGTACTTCTCGTCGATCGGCAATCTGGGCGAGGCGAGCTCCCTCGGCGCGGCGACCACGGTGGCCAACGGCACGGTCTTCGTCCGCAATGCCTCCGCCATCTATACCGGCAGCGGCGATACCTCGAACCGCGCCTGGAACATGGCGCCCAGCACCGGTGCTTCCGCCCTGACAAATCAGGGAACCGGCACGCTGACGGTAACCGGGGACATAATCGCGGGGGGCGGGTATACGCCATCTGTCATTCTGAACGCACAGACGGCAGACCTGGGGCTGCTGGGCGTCATCAGCAGCAACCTTGCAGTTCGGCCATTTGTATTCACGGGCGGCGGGACAAACCGCACCATCACATTGGGTGGGGCCAACACTTTTGGCGGTGCCGCCACGATCCAGACCGTTACCGTGAAGGCCAGCTCACTGGCGAACCAGGGGGCCGCCAGCTCGCTGGGTTCAGGCTCAATCATCAACCTGAACACCGGCGTGTTGTCCTATACCGGCGCGGCGGCCAGCACCGACCGCACACTGTCGCTCAACGGCGCCAGCGCGATCCTCAATGATGGCACCGGCTCGCTGGCGCTGAGCGGCGCGGCGTCGTTCAATCCAGCCAATCCCGGCGACACCTTCACCCTTGGCGGCAGCTTCGCCGGCAGCAGCACCTTTTCGGGCGCACTTTCGGGCAACGGCAATCTGGTCATGAACGGCGCGGCGGGAAACAGCTGGCTGCTCAGCGGCGCCAACACCTATGTCGGGTCGACCACCGTCACCAGCGGAACCCTCCGGGCCGGCAGCGCCACTGCGTTCGGCGCGCCCAATGCGGTGGTCGTCAATGGCGGCACGCTCGACCTCAATGGCTTTGACGCCACGGCCACGTCGCTCGCCGGCACGGGCGGCAGCGTGACGCTCAATGGCGCCGACCTGACTGTCAACGGCACCGCCAGCACCAGCTATGCCGGCGTCATCGCCGACGGCGCCACCAGCGGCGGCGGCCTCATCAAGCGCGGCACCGGCACGCTCACGCTGAGCGGGGCGAGCACCTATACCGGCGACACCACGGTCAATGGCGGCACGCTGGCGCTGAACTTCGCCGCGCCAGGAGCGCCGACCAGCAACATCATCTCAGGCTCGTCCGGCCTCAACCTGGCTGGCGGCGTGGTCACACTGACCGGCGTAGCGGGCGTGGCAAACAGCCAGACTTTCGACGGTCTGAACGTCAACGCGGGCAACAACCAGATCGTCACGACAGCCGGTGCGGGCGGCAGCATGACGCTCAACCTCGGCGCGATCACGCATACCGGCGGCCTGCTCGATTTCAAGCTCCCGACGAGCGGCAGCATCACCACAACCAATGGCGACGGCGCGCTCAGCTGGGCAACCATAAACGGCACTGACTACGCGCAGGTCAGCGGCGGCGTCATCACCGCCTTCACCGCCTATGCGAACAAGGACAATGCCAGCACCTGGCTGACCGGCGACGTGGTCAGCGACGCGGGCGGAGCGGCCAACACCCCGTTCACCAACACCGTTGCCGGCAATGTCCAGCTCGGCGGCATCAAATACACCGCCCCGTCCAACTCCATAGTCACCATCGGCGCCGGCAACACGCTCGGCGTGGACGGCACGATCATTGTCGCCGCCAGTGTCAACAATGCCAATCAGACCATCACCGGCGGCTCGATCACCGGCGCGGCTGGCGGTGGTACGCTGGGCGTGCTCGACAACAGCACGGGCACCGGCACCTTCACGATCGCGTCGACCATCGTCGACAATGGCGGTGCCACCAGCTTCGCCAAGGGCGGCACCGGCAAGGTCGCGCTGACCGGCGCGAACAGCTATACCGGCGGGACGACGCTGAGCGGCGGCACGCTGGCCATCGACAGCGTCGCCAATGGCGGCTCCGCGAGCAGCATTGGCGCTTCGAGCGCGGGTTCGGCGAACCTGGTGCTCGAGAGCGGCACGCTGGAATATACCGGCGTCGGCGCGGGCACGACCGACCGCGGCTTCACTTTGGTCAATGGCGGTGCGCCGCGGACGATTCAGGTCGACAGCGGGAATCTGAGCTTCGGCGGCGTGGTCGTCGGTTCGGACGATGCCGGATTCAACAAGACCGGCGCCGGCACGCTGACACTCGCAAACGCTGCCAACACCTATGCCGGCGTCACGACCATCTCGGCCGGTACGCTGTCTGTCAGCACGCTGGCCAATGGCGGTCTGGCGAGCGGCATCGGCGCATCGTCGTCGGATGCCGCGAACCTCGTGATCCAGACCGGCGGAACGCTGCAATATACCGGGGCGACGGCCAGCACCGATCGCGGCTTCACGCTCAACGGAAGCGCGGGCGGTACGATCGATGTCACCAATGCGGCTACGACGCTCACCGTCGGCGGCACGGTGGTTGGCGCCGTGCCGTTCCACAAAGCCGGCGCCGGCACTTTGGTTTTTTCGGGTACCAACACCAATAACGGCCCGACGATGATCGACGGCGGCACGTTGCGCGCCGGCTCTACCCAGGCCTTCGGTGGTCCCAACGCCATGAATTTGGCGGATGTCGCCGGCGTCACGCTCGACCTCAACGGTTTCAACAACAAGGTCGGCGGATTATCGGGAGGCGGCGCGAATGGCGGCACCGTGCGCCTCGGCGGAGCGACCCTGACGGTGGGCGGGACGACCGTCAGCTTCAGCGGCTCCATCACTGGAGCCGGCGGCATCACCAAGGACAACAGCAGCACGCAGACACTGGTTGGCTGCAACAACACCTATACCGGCGCGACGAACGTCATTGGCGGTACGCTGAGCGTGGATTGCCTTGCCAATGGCGGGCAGGCAAGCGGCATCGGCGCTTCGACCAGCGCCTCGGCGAACCTTGGCCTGAACGGCGGCGTCCTTGCCTATACCGGCGGCAGCGTCAGCATCGACCGCGGCATCACGCTCGCCACTACCGGTGGCGCCATCAACGTGGTGAATGCCGCCACCGTGCTCGGCGTTAGCGGCCCGATCGTCGGTGCCGGCGCCCTCCGGAAAGACGGCTCAGGCACGCTCGTCCTGTCTGGCAACAACACCTACACAGGCATCACGACGGTTACAGGTGGCATCCTGCGCGCCGGCTCCACCAGTGCTATCGGAGTGGGTGGATTCGGCCTGAACAACACCGCCGGTGCCGCACTGGATCTCAACAATTTCAGCACCTCCATCTCCTATCTGAATGGCGGTGGCGCAGCAGGCGGCAACGTCACGCTTGGCACGGCGACGCTGACCATGGCCTCGAACGGCGGAGCGGGCGGTTTTGCCGGCGCGATCAGCGGGAGCGGTGGGCTGGTCAAGGGCGGAACCTTCACCCAGGCGCTCACCGGCTGCGCCAGTTCCTATACCGGCAGCACGACAGCAAAAGGCGGAATACTGCAGGTTTCGTGCCTAGCCAACGGCGGCGTCAACAGCGCGATCGGTGCGTCGAGCAACGCGGCGGCCAATCTCGTCCTCAACGGCGGCACCCTGCAATATGTCGGGACTGGCGACAGCACCGATCGCCTGTTCACGCTCGGCGCCTCGGCCGGCAGCCGGCTCGAATCCTCGGGTACCGGCGCGATCGCCTTCACGAATACCGGGGCGATCGCGTTCACGACTCCCGGCACGCCCCAGACGCTGGCGCTCGGCGGCACCAACACCGGCAACAACAGCCTTGCCACGCAGATCACCAACAATGGCGCCGGCGTCACCGCGCTGACCAAGGACGGTGCCGGCAGCTGGATCCTCAACAATCAAAACAGCAGCTACACCGGCGTCACCACGATCAATGGCGGCGTACTCGGCGTCAGCAAGCTGGCAAATGGCGGCGCGGCAAGCAGCATCGGCGCCTCGTCCAACGCGGCCGCCAACCTCGTGATCGGCAACGGCTCGACCCTGCGCTATACCGGTAGCGGCGATACGACCGACCGGCTGTTCACGCTTTCCGCCGGCACCAGCTTCATCGAATCCTCCGGCACGGGCGCCGTCGTCTTCAGCAACACGGCCGCCGTGACCTATTCCGGCAGCGGTCCGCGCACCATCGCGCTCGGCGGCACCAACACCGCGCTCAACATCATGGGTGGGGCGATCGCCGACGGCGCGGGCGGCGCGACAACGCTTGCCAAGAACGATGCCGGCACCTGGGCGCTCACCGGCAACAACACCTTTACCGGCAACACCGTCATCAACAACGGCAATTTGATGATCGGCAATGGCGGCACCACCGGCAATGCAGGCGCCGGCAATGTGATCGTCAATGCCGCCACATCGACTTTGTCGTTCAACCGCAGCGACACGTTCAATTTCAACGGCCTTCTCAGCGGCCCCGGCACCATCGCGCAGGTCGGGACGGGCACCACCGTGCTGACGCAAGCCGGCAACGACATCGGCGCGACCCGAGTCGACGCGGGTGTCCTGCAGGTCAATGGCGGTCTCACCACGCCGACGATCGCCTTGAACGGCACCGGCGCGCTCACCGTCAACGGCACGGTCGGAGCCGCCGCCGGCGGCTTCTCGACGATCACCGGCGATGGCGGGGCAAGCACCATCAACATTGGCGCCGGCGATACGTTGCGCGGCAATGGCAATCTTGGCGCCGGCAACGACACGGTGAATGTCAGCGGCACGCTCGCCACAGGCGCCGCACAGCTCAACCTCGGCGCCGGCAACGACACGCTGGTGCTCAATGACACCGCCGTCATCAGTGGCGCGGGCGTCGATGCGGGCACCGGCGGCGAAACCGGCGCGGGCGACACGCTGCAAGTGGTTACCGCCGCGGGGCGGACACTGGACGCCGCCAATGTCAGCAATTTCGAGACTCTCTCCAAGCAGGGCGCCGGCACACTAACGCTGACCGGCAACCACGGCTACAGTGCCGGCACGACTATACAGTCCGGGACGCTGCAAATCGGCAACGGCGCGACGGCCGGGGCGCTCGCGACGCCAGCCGTTACGAACAACGGCGTGCTCGCCTTCAACCTCAACAGCGATTACATCTTTGCCGGCGCGATCTCGGGCAGCGGCACGGTCAACAAGCTCGGCAGCGGCGTTACGACGCTCACTGGCACCAACAGCTATAGCGGCGCGACCAACGTCAATGCCGGCACCCTGCTCGTCAACGGCAACCAGTCGGGCGCGGCCGGGCAGATTTCGGTCGCCGGCGGCGCGACGCTTGGCGGCACAGGCATTATCGGCGGCAGCGTCACGGTCGCCGACGGCGGCACGTTGAGCGCCGGTGGAGCAGGCAGCATGCCCGGCACGCTGACCATCAACGGCAATCTCGCCCTCGGCAATTCCAACCTCAACGTCGATTTCGGCCAGGCCAATGTGCCTGGCGGCGCGCTCAACGACCTGATCAACGTCGGCGGCAATCTCACCCTCGACGGTATGCTCAACATTACGCAGACATCGGGCGGCAGCTTCGGCCCCGGCATCTATCGCGTGTTCAACTATGGCGGCTCGCTGATCGACAACGGCCTCAACGTCACCGATCCGAACTATTTCGTGCAGACATCGGTCGCCAACCAGGTCAATTTGGTCAACTCGGCGGGCCTGACGCTGAGCTACTGGGACGGCGACGCCGGTCCGCATTCCAACGGTGCCGTCAATGGCGGCAACGGCACCTGGCGTGCCGCCGGCGACCAGAACTGGACGGACTCGACCGGACTTTTCGCCGCTCCCTTTGCCAATGGCAGCTTCGCCATCTTCCAGGGTACGGCTGGGATGGTGACGGTGGACGGCACGAATGGCCCGGTTTTGGCTGTCGGCATGCAATTCGCGATCGGCGGCTACCAGGTGCAGGGCGCGGACGTAGGGCTTGTTGGGCCGCAGTCGATCATCCGCGTTGGCGACGGCTCGGCGGCGAGCGCGGGCTATACGGCAACCATCGCCTCGAACCTCACGGGGGCCGGGCAACTGGTCAAAACCGACGCCGGCACGCTGGTTTTGGCAGGTGCCAACACCTACACCGGCGGCACCGCGATCAACGGCGGCACCGTGCAGATTTCCTCCGACAGCAATCTCGGCGGCTTCCCCGGGGTTCTTTCGCTTGACGGCGGCACGCTGCATACAACCGCCGGTATCGCTTCCGGGCGCTTCGTGACGCTCAACGCCGGCGGCGGCACATTCGATATCGACGGCGCGACCAACCTGGCGCTCGGCGGCACCATCGCAGGTGTTGGCGCGTTGACCAAACAAGGCGGCGGCACACTCGTCCTGGCAGGCTCCAACACCTATCAGGGAGGCACGTTCATCAAAGGGGGCACGGTCCTGATCACGGCCGACGCCAATCTTGGCAGTGCGGCGGGCAAGGTCACTTTCGATGGCGGCACCCTGCACGTGAGCAGCCTGTCCAACGTGACTTCCGGACGCAACGCGACCCTTGAAGCGGGCGGCGGCACATTCGAGATTGACAATACGCTTGTATGGAATGGAACCATCGACGGCGCGGGCGGGCTGACAAAAACCGGCACGGGAGCGCTGTTCCTCGGTGCCGACAACACCTACACCGGCGGCACGACCATTGCGGGCGGCGTCCTGGCTTTGGGCACTGGCGGCACGACGGGTGCGGTTCTCGGCGATGTGGTCGACGACGGCACGCTCAGCTTCAATCGCTCCAACCTTTATACATTCGACGGCACGATCTCCGGCAGCGGCAGCGTTACCCAGGCCGGAACGGGGACCACCGTGCTCACGGCCGAGAATAGCTATTCCAGCTTCACCATCATCAACGGTGGCGGTGGGCTCTACATCAATGGAGACCAGACTGCGGCGAACGGACAGACCATCGTCGCCGCGGGTACGCTTGGCGGCACGGGCGTTGTCGGCGGTGACGTCTTTGTTGACGTGGCAGGCAGACTGGCTCCTGGCGGCCTTGGCGCCGCGCCCGGCACGCTCACGATCAATGGCAGTCTCGATCTGGCCTCCGGGTCGAACCTCGACTATTCGTTCGGCCAGGCGGGCGTGGTCGGCGGCGCTTACAACGATCTGACCGTCGTGCATGGCAATCTGACGCTCGATGGTACCATCAATGTCACGGAAGCCCCGGGCGGCAATTTCGGGCCGGGCATCTATCGCGTCATCAGCTATGACGGCGCGCTTGCCGACAACGGGCTGGACACAACATCGGCCAACCACGTGGTGCAGACGTCGGTCGCGGGTCAGGTCAACCTCGTCGACATCAGCGGCCAGACCCTCAATTTCTGGGATGGCGACGCCGGTCCAAAAAGCAATGACGTTGTCAACGGAGGAAACGGAACCTGGCGGGCCGCTGGAGACGACAACTGGACCGGTTCGGATGGCAACCTGAACGCGGCCTTCACCAACGGCAGCCTTGCCATCTTTGCCGGCGCAGCCGGTATGGTCAGCGTCGACAACACCAATGGCCAGGTGCAGGCCGTGGGCATGCAGTTCGCGACCGGCGGGTATGTGGTCCAGGGACAGGACATCGAATTGCTCGGGCCGCAGTCGACCATCCGGGTCGGCGACGGCACGCTGGTCGGGGCAGGCTTCAGCGGAACCATCGCATCGAACCTCACAGGCGCCACTCAGCTGGTGAAGACCGACCTTGGCACGCTGGTGCTGGCCGGCACCAGCAGCTACACCGGCGGCACGGCCATCAAGGGCGGCACGCTGCAGGTTTCGGCCGATGCCAATCTGGGCGATCCCTCCGGCGGCTTGAGCCTGGACGATGGCGCAACGCTGCAGACCACCGCGGCCTTCACCTCGGCGCGAGACGTCACTCTCAATGCAGGTACCGCCACCTTCCAGACCGATGCGAATCTTACCCTTTCGGGCCCGATCACCAGCGCTGGCGGTTTGAACAAGACCGGCATCGGAGCACTCACACTGACCGGCTCCAACAGCTATGCCGGGCCGACCACGGTGACGACGGGCGGCCTCTATGTCGATGGCGACAACAGCGCTGCTACCGGCCTCGTCTCGGTCGCGAGCGGCGCGACGATTGGCGGCAAGGGCTCGATCGGCGGCGATGTGATTGTCTCCGACGGAGGTACCTTGGCGCCCGGCTCAGTCGACGGCACCCCAGGCACGCTGGCCATCACTGGTAACCTCAACCTCTCCAGCGGCTCGGTCCTGAACTATTCCTTCGGCGAGGCGAACGTCGTCGGTGGCGCGCTTAATGACCTCACGACAGTCGGCGGCAATCTCGTCCTCGACGGCAAGCTCAATGTCACCACGAGCGCAGGCGGTACCTTCGGGCCGGGCGTCTACCGCGTCTTCAGCTATGGCGGCACGCTGACCAACAACGGCCTCGTCGTGGGCACGATCCCGTCAACCGGCTATTCGATCCAGACCTCGATCGATCACCAGGTGAACCTAGTCAACACCCAAGGCCTGACCTTCAACTACTGGGACGGCGCTGCCGGGCCGAAGAACAACGGGGTAATCAATGGCGGCGATGGCGTCTGGCAGACCTCGGCCGGCAATGACAACTGGGCCAACGAGGCCGGCACCATCAATGCTCCCTTTAACGATGGCTCCTTTGGAATCTTTGCCGGCCAGGCCGGCGCGGTGACGGTGGATGACGGCTTGGGGCAGGTGACGGCCTCCGGCATGCAGTTCATGACCGATGGCTATGTTGTCCAGGGTGACGGCATCGACCTTACCGGACCGTCGAGCAGCATCGTCGTCGGTGACGGCACCGCCGCCGGCGCCACGATGAAGGCAACGATCGCCTCGGTTCTCTCGGGCGACGCGCAATTGGTCAAATCCGACCGCGGCGCGCTGGTCCTGACCGGCGCCAATACCTACACCGGCGGTACAGCGATCAACGGCGGCACGCTGCAGGTCTCCGCCGACGCTAACCTTGGCGACGCGGCAGGCGGACTCAGCTTCGACGGCGGCACGCTGCGCACCACTGGCAGCTTCGCCACCGCGCGCGCGGTGAACGTGATGAGCTCCGGCACGGTCTCCACCGCCGCCGCCACGACTTTGACCATGAACGGCGCGCTGACCGGATCGGGTGCATTCACCAAAGCCGGGGATGGAACCCTTGTGCTGACCGCAGGGGGCTCCGCTTTCGCCGGCCCGACCTCTGTCCAGCAGGGCACCTTGTCGGCGGGTGCGGCGGATGCGCTGGGCGCGGCATCGGCATACACCGTCGCCTCAGGTGCAACGCTCGATCTCCGCAGTTTCAACCAGACCGTGGCCTCGCTCGGCAATGCGGGGTCCGTGCGGTTGGGCAGCGCGCCGGGCACGACGCTGACCGTCAATGGCGATTACACCGGCAACGGCGGAACCATCTTCCTCAATGCAGCGCTCGATGGCGATGCTTCGACCACCGACAAGGTCGTCATCCACGGCAGCACCTCCGGCACCGGCATTCTTGCCGTCGCCAATGTCGGTGGGGCAGGGGCCCAGACCGTCGAGGGCATCAAGATCGTCGATATCGACGGGAGCTCGGTCGGCACCTTCTCTCTTGCCGGTGACTATGTCTTCCAGGGCGACCAGGCCGTGGTCAGCGGCGCCTATGCCTACAGGCTCTACAAGAACGGCGTGAGCACGCCGACGGATGGTGACTGGTATTTGCGCTCCGCGCTCATCAATGGATCGCCGAACCCGCTCTATTCGCCGGCGGTGCCGATCTATGAGGCCTATCCAGGCGTCCTGCAGAGTCTCAACGAGCTGGGTACCCTGCAGCAGCGGCTCGGCAACCGCTCCTGGACAGGTGCCGCTCAGGGCGCCGACGAGATCGGCAGCGTTCCGACACAGAACGCCATTTGGGCCCGCATCGAGGCCGCTCACACGAGCCAGAGCCCCGAGAGCGCCACAACGGTCTCGGACTATGACGTGACGACATGGAAGCTGGAGACGGGGGTCGACGGGCTGCTCTACGAGGACGCTACCGGTATCCTGCTCGGCGGTGTCTCTTTCCATTATGGCACAGCCTCGTCGGAGGTCTCGTCGATCTATGGCGTCGGCTCCATCAATGCCAAGGGCTATGGCTTCGCTGGTACCCTGACCTGGTATGGCGATAACGGTTTCTACGCCGATGGCCAGGCGCAGGTGTCGTGGTATGACAGCGACTTGAAGTCCGCCACGCTGGGCAGCGAGCTCGCCAAGGGCAATAATGGATTCGGCTATGCGCTGAGCATCGAAGCCGGCCAGAAATTAGCGCTCGGGGGCAAATGGACGCTGGCGCCGCAGGCTCAGCTCTCCTATTCCGCGGTCCGCTTCGACAGCTTCACCGATCCGTTCGACGCGGCGGTTTCGCTTGACAGCAGCGAGGCGCTGATCGGCCGTGCCGGCCTGTCCCTCGACTATGAGGATGCCTGGACGGGTGCACGAGGCAAGGTAAACCGCTCGCACCTCTACGGCATCGCCAACCTCTATTACGATTTCCTCGATGGCAACAACGTGGACGTCTCGGGCACTTCGTTTCACGAGCACGATCAGCCTCTGTGGGCCGGCGCAGGTCTCGGCGGATCGCTCTCTTGGGCCGATGATCGCTACACGGTCTTTGGCGAGGCCTTTGCCAAGTCGAGCCTGAAGGAGTTTGGCGACAGCCAGTCGATCGGCGCGAAGCTCGGCCTCAGCGTCACATGGTAG